One Halobacillus sp. Marseille-Q1614 genomic window, CATGATTTTATACATCGTTGATTTGGCGGGGTTTTTAGGTGAAGTGTTCGCCTGTACCTCGTCAATTTTTTGTATATTTTAATCTGGAATCTCTCTGAAATTATTTAACTTATATTGTAAATATAGGGCTATTTTACCTGTTATAATATAAGAGGTAGATTTCATCAATATATAAATTGAAAGAAGGTAATTTTATGGTGGATTATCTTTACCATTACACAAATTTAGAAACGTTGAAACTTATCTTAAATAACAAAACCTTTAGGTTATCTAGCTTGAGTAAGATGATGATTTAGAAGAGGGAGAAACAGAAGATATTCAAAAGTTGGGGAGGTTTGTTTATATAAGCAGTTGGACAAGCAATTCCAACGAGTCGCTTCTTCTATGGAACTATTCAAGAGGAAATGATGGTATTAGATTAAGAATGAAACCTGATATTTTTAAAACGGAGAGAATAAGAGGTAATTTTAGTTTGCACGGTGAACCAATAGAAAGAGATGATGAATATAATATAGGTTTATGGGATTTGATGAAAAGAGAAAACATTTCGTTCGTTCCTTCTACTGTAGATTTATTTAGGGTTACATATACTGATCAAGATTATTTGTTAAAACCAAAAGTTTTCAGAACCTTTCCTGGAGGGCACTTTGAAATAAGGACAAAAGATTTAGGAATTTTTAAAAGAGTGGAATGGGAGGAACAGCGAGAATGGAGATACAGGTTACGTTCATACCCTTTTAATATAAAGGAGATTAAAAATATAAATAGATTGAGTAATCGTAGAGAACTTTTTCTGGAAAAATTAAGAACTAGACAAGAAAGGGAATTTATTGATTTACCACTAAAAGAAGAAGCTTTTGAAGATTTACAAATCTTGTGTAGCCCTCTTATGTCCCCTGATAGCAAAAAAGAATTAAATGAAATATTAGCTAAGTATGCACCTGATTCTGTTGTAGTGGACAGTAAATTACGTATTAGAATTTAGGAGCTATTCAGCTGAAACACATTCTTGAAGAGTCTGTTTTTTTATTGAAAAAAATGGAATGTCAGAATGCTAATGCCTTTATGGGGTCTGTATTTTTAAGCTGCAATCCCGCCTTGCGATAAAATTAGGAGGGGTGATGATATGAATATAGATGAAACAGTGGGCGCTAATATCAAGAAATACCGTAAGATGAGGCGAATGACGCAGAAAGAGCTTGGAGATTTGATCGGGGTGAAACACAATACAATTTCACAATATGAGAAAGGTAGGAATGCCCCGGAGCCAAATATGATATTTGCGATTGCCAAAGCTTTAGAAATCACGGTGAGTGATTTATTTCCGGAAACCACAAAGACGATGGTTAACGGATTGAATGATGAGCAACGAGAGTTCCTGTGTCAAGTAATAGAAAAAGCCCACGCTTTAGATGAGGAGGGCCGGAAGGATTTCTTCAAAAACATCAGGTTCGCAGTCGAATACTTCGATAGGAATGATTGACGGTACTTCCGCAGTATCATCTTTTTTGGGGTCCACTTTTAAAACTTTTTGTTATACAGGTATGCTAATGCCTTTATAAAATGCTGAACTACTAAAACTTTAGCAAGATATGCGAGACTTTTAAAAGTAAAAAAGAACCAATGGAGGAATTAATTTGGGGAATGAAGAAGTGGAAGAAAAAAATAAAATATTAAAAAACCCTAGAATGAAAACAGTAAAAAGACTCTTTTCTTTATCACAAAATCAGTGTGCATTTTCGAAATGCACAGAGTCTTTAGTTACACCTGAAGGAAAAGTTACCGGAAAAATATGTCATATAAAAGCGCGAAATGAACGTGGACCAAGATATGATCCATTACAAAGTGATGAAGAACGCCATGGATTTGAAAATTTAATTATATTGTGTCCTACGCACCACGATATCATTGATGATGATGAAAAATCATATACTGTTGAAAGACTAATAGAAATTAAAAAAGAACATGAAAATAAATCTAATAATCCTATAGATGCCGACACCGATACTATCAATGCATTCATTCAGAACATTTATACTAATAATGAAATTAATATTGAATACAAATTTCAAAATAACAGTCAAATTGCTCAAACTATAATAAATTATACAGTCCTGGATACCCCCAATAAGAATGTCAGGGTCAGTTGTAATAGAGTAAAAATAAACATTGAGCAGATTAGAAATGACCTAGCTCAAAGACAAAACATAAATGCAGTAATTTACACCCCCCTAAGAAATATAGATCGAGAAAAATACTATAGTGAGATTTCTGAATACTTAAATATCGAAGACTCAACAACTTTTATTTCATTTTATGAAAAAGTTGATGAACTTAATGAATTTCTTAAAGGGTTTATAAAATTCAGTCAAGATAAAGGATTTCAGCTAGGAACTCCAGTTGCACACGCGGGTTTTAATTACAGAAAAAAGAGCTACTTTTCCTTTATAGAAGAACTTTATAATGAAGATGTTAATAGTTTACTTCAAAGACTTCTGATATTAGGGCACTAACTTAACTATAGCCTGTCTCTAATTAGGATCAGGCTACCTTTGAGGTTCATAATAAAAAACTTAAATATTTCTCAATTAATCTCTAAAATTTTAATTATGTATGTTAAACACCTATCAATTCGGAAAAATTAATACCTATTGCCCAAAGGAGGAATAATATGACAAAATTGTACATTTTATTAACTGTGGTTTTGCTGCTGTTTTCATTTCAAAATGTTGTAGAGGCCCATTCAGGAAGAACAGATAGTAATGGTGGTCATAACTGTACTGAAAAATCCATAGCAAAAGGTCTTTGTACAGGTTATCACTATCATAATGGAGGAAGTTCGTCATCAAGTAGCAGTTCTTCTTCTAATACATCTATTCCTACTACTGAGCCAGAAGAGCCTGTTGGCCCTACGCCGGAAGAAATTGCAGATCAGGAGAAGAATGAGGGTGAAGAAGATGGTTATGCAGCTGGTTTATCTGATGGATATAATGAAACAGATGAGAGTAATACAACAACCACTGGTTCAGATGCCTATGAAGATGGATACACAGCTGGTTATCAAAAGGGGATAAAAGAAGGTAGAAAAAAACTGAATCATGAAAAAGAAGAAGCTTTTAAGACTGGGTATGATGCAGCTAAGGAAGGTTTAAATACTGAAGTACCTGAAGCTTATATAGGAAGTGATTTGGTTCAAGCTTCGTATAAAGAAGGATATGAAAAAGGAATATCCGAGATTGAAGAAGTAAAAAAAGAGGAATATTACACCCTGGGCAATGAAGACGGAAAAAAAGATAAAAACAATGAACCAAACGATATAAAAGATATTTATTTAGATTCATATAAAGATGGTTATGAAAAGGGGCAGCAAGAACTAAAAGATAAATATGTCAACCAAGGTTATGAGGCAGCTTATACAATGCTAAAATATGAAAGCCCAACATTAGATAAAGAAAAGTATGAAGGTTGGTACAAAGAGGGTTTTGACTCAAACCAAGAAATAAAGGAAATTAAAAATGAAGCACATGAATTAGGATTAAGTGGTGCTACATATGAATTACCCCATGAATATGAAAAAGCTGAAGTTCTATATGAACACTATTACGATAGTGGAAAGAAAGAATACGACAAGGAGAAAAGAGAAGATAACCAAAAGGCTGCAGGTGGTATGGGGGTAGTTGTTTTAGGATGGCTAGTTAGAAGGTTTTATGTTGCAAGAAAAACAATCAACAATTAAGGGGGGAAGAGTATTGGGTATATATAGAACAGTTTGTTATAAAGTTGAAGATCTCTTTATTAGAATGATGAGTCGCAATCAAAACTCTGAAGAAATTAAACAAAAAGTTATTGACTATCGAAATCAAAAGGAGATGGATAAAAGAAGAAAAAGACAGGAATTAAAGGCTAATCAGGATAAAAAACTAAAAATTAACGAACAAAAAAGGGCTGATAAGGAAGCGTAAGAAAAAGGATTTATTACTTTAATGTTCAGGTTTTAAATTCTGGCGTTCAGTTAGGTATCTATAAAAGGTAGCCCTACTTACTTCAGTAGCCATCAATATCTCGTTAATGCTATATTCCTTACTATCATACATGCGAAAGGCCATATCCAATTTGGATTGGTCTTTTTTGGGTCTACCTCCTTTTCTTCCCCTAGCTCTTGCAGCATTCAATCCGGACTTCGTTCGTTCAGATATAATGTCACGTTCAAACTGCGCTAATCCACTAAAAATTGTGAACACTAATTTTCCCATCGCTGTTGTAGTATCAATATTTTCATTAATGGATACAAAGTTGATGCCATTATCCTGGAAGTTGTTGATTAGATCTACCAAGTGTTTTGTGCTACGACCTATTCGATCAAGTTTATAAACGACCACAGTATCTCCATCCCGTAGATACTTCATCATTTCCGTGAATGCCGGCCGATCTTTTTTCGTTCCCGTTATTTTTTCTGAATAGATATTTTTCTCTTCCACACCGTATTTCTTTAACGCGTCAAACTGCATATGTAAATTTTGATCTTTTGTACTGACTCGGGCATACCCAAATAACATATTTTGTAACTCCTTTTTGAATTTCGTTAATTATATATTATCAAAAAGGTTATTTGATGTACATATTGATACTTTGTTTTTGATACGACTTTTGAAACTGGATTTGTAATATAAAGAGATATATTTTTAATTATTGAGTGCTCGTTATCAAAAACGAACGTTTTTGAAACGATTAGTAAATGAAAAATCTTTCAGAAGAGAGGGTTTATCTCGAACTCAAGTCTTTAAGATAAGGGCAGTTATCTTGAAGACTTGAGTTCGAGATAAAAGGAAATACTCCGAGTTTTTTATCTTTTCAAATTAAATATTCTAGTAGGGAAAATTCCCATTTTGTAGAATATAGTACATAAGAGGTATCGGTTTCATCCTTCCAGATAGATCGGTTAATGGTCTTTCAAAATAAGTTATCTCGATATCAAGCCTTGTGGTTAAGGGTGATTATCTAATAAAAATAGGAAGTTTGGATTTTATTTATCTGTAATTTTACATATTCTTTAGAAGAGGCTACAAAATTATACTAGAATATAATTTGAGAGATTGTTTTTTAACATATTTCCGTATTAAGGAGAGGTGGTCAGTGTTATGGATTTTATGATTGAATTACTTGGCTTACAAGAAGGCTGGATTGAGAATAGAAGGTTCATTGTTTCTAACCTCTATAAATATTATATTTAAAAAATAGAGAAAGGGGCGAGACCTATGGAACAGTCTTATGGTTACTCCAAGCGATTTAAAGAATTCTTTATGGAAAATAGTAAGGCCTTTGAACAAGCTCTTTTATCGGAAGCGGTGAATGTTCAAAATAAGATTGATGAAATCATGCGAGTGGGGAACATCGACCTTGTTAACAATGCGCATAACTTAGTTATGTATATCATTAATGAGGAAGAAAAATCATTGAGGAAATTCGCTGAACAAGAGGGGATTGCCTGGGCCACGCACTCCATTGATCTATCATTCAAATTAGAATGGGTCCATTCTATACGTAGAACGTTGTGGTTGTTTATTGAAAAATACTATAAGGGAAACGAAAATAACCAAATAGAGGATTTTTTTCAGTTGGAAACTGAAATTAATAATCGTGTAGATGACTTTTTGAATACCTTCTTCATTCGTTATTCCACCTATAAGGATGCATTAATTAAGACTCAGCAACAGTTGGTTGAAAATCTTTCTGTACCAATTATCCCTATTAATGATTCCATCTTCGTACTTCCTCTAATCGGTACAATGGATACTAATCGTGTAGAAATTCTTCAAGATAAAGTGTTAACAAAGGTTTCTGAATTAAGCATAGAAACATTGATTCTGGATTTATCCGGGGTCGCAATAATGGATCGAGAATCTATCATCGAATTAAAGAAGAGTATGGATGGTTTAAATATGATGGGCTGTAAAATGGTCATTACTGGTTTAAGGAAAGAAATCGTACGAGAGGTATTAAATACCGGGCTTACCTTCAATTCTCAGACCGAAACCTTAGCCACACTTCAGCAAGCGTTAAGCAAATATTTCCTACCAGAGCTGGATTAGATAAAAAGGACCGCCTTACTATTAGAGGGTTAGACGTATTTTTGTATGGCACATCAGTAGCTCGCGAGCGAGTCTATATTATGCAAAGAGAAAAAAATTATGGTTATTAAATGCCCTTAATACAATTAAGGAGATGAAAAGCGGAAATCATGATTTCAACTCATTATGGATCCGGGGACTTGGGGGTAGCAGGATTAGAACAATAGTACAAACTAAACTAGGAGTGAATGCAGGAAAAATTCGAAGCAGCAAAATTAAGCACCCAGTGGACTATTTCACTCCACTGGGTGCTTTATTCTTTCTACTGTCCAATCTATTGTACTAGCATGTGCAATTGAATTTAGTTTATTCGCTAATAATTTTGCTTCTTTATAATCAGTGAGAGTCTTAGGAGTAGTAGTACCGGTGTCCTTTAATGTTTCAATACCACCATCATCTAATCGTCGAATAATTCTGTACATGTTTATCAGCTCCTAATTGGTTTATAGAAGTGAAATCATTATACCAAAAAAATCCAAATATTTGTATACCCTAAAAGTATAAAAATTAAACAAAACAAAAACACAATGCTGATCATTGTGTTTAAGTTAAAAACGAGTGAAATCAAGATTTATTTTCCCTCTTCTTTTAATGCTGATTGAATTAATTTAATTTGCGAATCAATAACTCCTACTTTCCTATAAGTGATGAAGAATACGAAAACCCTTTAAGTTATTTTCGTTAACTTCCAATTAACAGTAAATCAACCGGGCTTCAAGTTGAGGAAGAAATAAAAAAGAAGCAAGTTTATGTTCTTCATTCGGATTGATTTAGCAGTGGTGGAAAATTTTCGACTCATAAGTATCTAAGAATTTCTATGGCTGCCACAATTTCTCTTGAAGAGTTGAATGAGGGTTTAGTTAGACTTAAAATCCATCTTGGCCATCTAGATTAGTTATTTGAATTATTTTATTTACCTTATACTTGCTAATTAAAAATAAAGGGCGCAAGATATTGCCTTTTTGAATTTATCTCGAAGCTGAGTCTTTTAGAAACGGGGGCAATTGCTTAATAAGAGTCGTCATCTTTGAGCAAATAGAATGTAGAAAAGGAGTGATTATTAATTCTTAATTTAGATGGAACAGAAAAAGAATACTTAAACTATCGTCATGTTTATCGACCTAAATTGTTAGAGAGGTTGAAGTCATATAGTGTAGGTATAGAACAGCAACATGTACTTGATATTGGAACAGCAAGCGGTTTGTTCGCGAGGGATTTAGCTAGACAGGGGTGCAGAGTAACTGGTATTGATTTATCTTCTGAATTAATCCATCAAGCCCAGCAAGTCAATATAAAGGATCAACTCCCTATCGAGTATTTGGAAGGAAACGTGGAACATCTTCCGTTTGAGAAATCATCATATAAAGTTATCACGGCTGTTTACTGTTGGCATTGGTTTAATAAATTAACAGTTGCTGAAGAAGTCTATCGTGTATTAGAAGACAATGGGCGTTTAGCAATTATAAATTACGAATGGCTCCCTTCTAGAAATTCCATTGCACTACATACTCAAACCCTTATTGAAGAGTTTAATTCTACAGCCTACAAACCAAACGAAACCAAAATGTTCCCCGAATGGGTGGAGGATATATACAAGGCTGGTTTTTCTGGTGTTGAGACTTTTTCTTTTGATATAAACATACCTTATTCCATAGAGAAGTGGATGGGACGAATACAGGCTAGTCCTGAAATTGGGGGCTCGTTAAACAAGGAAGAGATCAGCGAGTTTAATTCTAGACTTAAAACATTTTTAGAAGAACATGCGAGTACAACTTTTAATATCCCTTATAGAGCTTATGGAATTATTGGAATCAAATAATGCAATGAAAGAGTTTTTTAATCTTCCAAATTCTGTGCTACCATAAATATATTCTTTAGGAAAGGTTGAGTATAGATGAGCAGAGCAGAGACGAGCACAAAATTAGATCTGGAAAAGGTTATTTTTATTGGTCGAACCTATGGAGAGTACATGGACATGTTTTTATTGTCAGAAGAGGATTTGAAAGAGAAAAAAGTATTGGATTGCCCATCGGGTGCTTGTTCATTTACAGCCGTTGGTCAGTCAAAAGGGTTGGATATTACCGCATCTGATATTGCATACGATCATTCAGTAGGTGATCTTAAAGCTAAAGGAGAAGAGGATATTCAACATGCCATGGCTCACATGGAGAAGGCTAAAAGTAATTACGTATGGGATTATTTTGAGGATATAAATCAGTTAAAAGAGCATCGGGAAAAGGCTTTACTTGATTGCACTCAAGATATGAAAAAGAATAGCGAGCGATATATACCAGTTAATTTACCATCATTGTTATTTAATGATAATGATTTTGATATCCTTTTATCTGCACATTTCTTATTTACTTATGCTGACCGCTTAGATTTGCAATTTCATATAGACACTCTTAAGGAATTGCTTAGAGTTACAAAAGAAGAATTGAGAATATTCCCTTTGGTGGATTTAGCAGGAAATAGATACGAACATTTGGATCATGTTATCCAATACTTAAAGGGTAATGGTTATTCAGTCAGAGAAGTAAGGGTTCCATACGAGTTTCAGAAAGGCGCCAATACTATGTTAAAGGTGAGTAAAAGTTATTAGGCCTTGAGGGCAACGTACAACGTTGTCCTCTTATTTTGTGTACAAACTTTTATTTCACTACAATGGTAAAAGTAGATATGATAACGTATATATCTTGATTTCGAGTCTTCAACTCTAGGGGGCTTTACAGCAATATCATTTAGAGGTGGCATAAAAAACGTAAGCAGAAACTCCTGCTTACTTAACTATACTCACTTCTCTCTACTCTCCAGTGTTTCTCAGGAATAGTTGAGTGATTGAGTTTTATACAAAAATCTTCTGCTGCTATGGAAGAAGGAAAGGTTTTGGATAAATGGCTATATGAATCCTTTAAAATTTCCGTTTTCCCATCAATTGTTCTAACAATTAGAAACATGAGGGTAAACTCTCCTTTAGGGGTGTTAAGCCATTAAATTATCGTGATAAAGTATTGTCTCATAGTATAGAGGTTAATCATACCCTCTAGGAAGAATGTTTTGAAATTGAAATAAATGATCTAATCATAGTTTATTAAGATTAGAGCTCCATATCTCGAATTCGAGTCTTAACGAAACGGGGGGCGATTATTCAATAAGAATGGTCTCCATTTTTTATTAAAGAGTGGGGCAGTATATTTTAAAACTCAGTTTCGAGATAATATAAAAAAGTTGGAAATAGTATTCTGAAATCCTCTTCTGAACTGGAAATTGAATGCCTAAAACTGTCTGGTAAAAGTGGATTTGAAACATTATCTTTTTCTAGTATAAAAAATGAGAAAAGACACAGTACTAGTATGAGGTGGTAGAAATGGCATTTATTATAATTGTAGGCTTTATCTTTCCATGGATCACAGGCATTTACTTATATAAAAAAGCACCCAAAATTTTTTATACGACGGTACCCATTACCGCGTTGATTGCGGTTGTTTTGAACCAGGCAGGCATTCATATGGGACTGTGGAAAGTGAATCATATGCCGACGATTGTTTTACTTGATTCCTTATTTTTAGATTTAGGAATCTTCACTATCGCCGGAGCCTGGTTCACCTATATGCTGGTGTACAAAAGCATTAATCCTCTCTGGGTCTATATCATATTCATCGGAGGTATGGCGGGATTAGAAGGGCTGGCTCTTCTAGTAGAAACAATAAAATATGATCAAACATGGAATTTTTTTTATACTTTCCTAATGTATGTCGGGGGTTTTCTTGTCATTGGATGGATTATTAATATATTAAAGAAGCTAAAAGTTTTCCCATAAATTTTTCTAGGCTGTTGAGAAAGTCTCGACAGCTTGTTTATTTCCAAACACTCCAACTATTCACCGCGTTAATTTATTAAAATATAAGTAGAATCACTCTAAGGTGGTGTTTTGATGTTTCAACACTCCCTCTGATTAAAAGGTAAGATGTTACATCTTATGAAGAATTCTTTATTCCACCGTAATTTACTAATGATTTTGTATAAAGGGAATTAGAAAGGGATTTAATTAAAATTATCTCAGTCTTGAGTTTTCTTTTATAGGGGGCTTATTAGGAGTAGACCTCAAAGAAATGTTCTTAAACTGATTTCCTATACAATGATTAAGGACTCCACTTATATATTAAGCGGAGTCCTTAATCGGGGGGATTGGTCATTTTTTAGACATTCTCACAAAATTGGTTGAAAAGTGAGAATATTAGATAAGTATAAATTGTAGTACAATACTTGTTTAATGTAAACAGGATGTAGAGAATTAAAGAAAAATTTGAAATCTTGATTTCAAGCCTTCATGAATCGGGCGCTTTAATGAAATAATCTATAAATACAAAAGACCTTCAATATCCAACAATTTATGCATGGTTGGTTGTTTATTGTAGGTTTTTTATATGCAAAAATATGTTGCCATTTCATGCATGTACTTTATGCCAACTACAGGTGAGACATCCTCCGTATTTATAGATAATTTTTAAAATGAGTAGAAATGA contains:
- a CDS encoding helix-turn-helix domain-containing protein, with protein sequence MNIDETVGANIKKYRKMRRMTQKELGDLIGVKHNTISQYEKGRNAPEPNMIFAIAKALEITVSDLFPETTKTMVNGLNDEQREFLCQVIEKAHALDEEGRKDFFKNIRFAVEYFDRND
- a CDS encoding YHYH domain-containing protein — its product is MTKLYILLTVVLLLFSFQNVVEAHSGRTDSNGGHNCTEKSIAKGLCTGYHYHNGGSSSSSSSSSSNTSIPTTEPEEPVGPTPEEIADQEKNEGEEDGYAAGLSDGYNETDESNTTTTGSDAYEDGYTAGYQKGIKEGRKKLNHEKEEAFKTGYDAAKEGLNTEVPEAYIGSDLVQASYKEGYEKGISEIEEVKKEEYYTLGNEDGKKDKNNEPNDIKDIYLDSYKDGYEKGQQELKDKYVNQGYEAAYTMLKYESPTLDKEKYEGWYKEGFDSNQEIKEIKNEAHELGLSGATYELPHEYEKAEVLYEHYYDSGKKEYDKEKREDNQKAAGGMGVVVLGWLVRRFYVARKTINN
- a CDS encoding recombinase family protein gives rise to the protein MLFGYARVSTKDQNLHMQFDALKKYGVEEKNIYSEKITGTKKDRPAFTEMMKYLRDGDTVVVYKLDRIGRSTKHLVDLINNFQDNGINFVSINENIDTTTAMGKLVFTIFSGLAQFERDIISERTKSGLNAARARGRKGGRPKKDQSKLDMAFRMYDSKEYSINEILMATEVSRATFYRYLTERQNLKPEH
- a CDS encoding STAS domain-containing protein, translated to MEQSYGYSKRFKEFFMENSKAFEQALLSEAVNVQNKIDEIMRVGNIDLVNNAHNLVMYIINEEEKSLRKFAEQEGIAWATHSIDLSFKLEWVHSIRRTLWLFIEKYYKGNENNQIEDFFQLETEINNRVDDFLNTFFIRYSTYKDALIKTQQQLVENLSVPIIPINDSIFVLPLIGTMDTNRVEILQDKVLTKVSELSIETLILDLSGVAIMDRESIIELKKSMDGLNMMGCKMVITGLRKEIVREVLNTGLTFNSQTETLATLQQALSKYFLPELD
- a CDS encoding class I SAM-dependent methyltransferase yields the protein MKSYSVGIEQQHVLDIGTASGLFARDLARQGCRVTGIDLSSELIHQAQQVNIKDQLPIEYLEGNVEHLPFEKSSYKVITAVYCWHWFNKLTVAEEVYRVLEDNGRLAIINYEWLPSRNSIALHTQTLIEEFNSTAYKPNETKMFPEWVEDIYKAGFSGVETFSFDINIPYSIEKWMGRIQASPEIGGSLNKEEISEFNSRLKTFLEEHASTTFNIPYRAYGIIGIK
- a CDS encoding SAM-dependent methyltransferase encodes the protein MSRAETSTKLDLEKVIFIGRTYGEYMDMFLLSEEDLKEKKVLDCPSGACSFTAVGQSKGLDITASDIAYDHSVGDLKAKGEEDIQHAMAHMEKAKSNYVWDYFEDINQLKEHREKALLDCTQDMKKNSERYIPVNLPSLLFNDNDFDILLSAHFLFTYADRLDLQFHIDTLKELLRVTKEELRIFPLVDLAGNRYEHLDHVIQYLKGNGYSVREVRVPYEFQKGANTMLKVSKSY